From a single Hymenobacter sp. YIM 151500-1 genomic region:
- a CDS encoding YfhO family protein has product MTTLHRQATVPLWRRVLPHLLAVVFFLLLTAVYFSPILFEGKTLAQHDIVQFNGGAHEAAVYREQTGQEALWTNSMFSGMPTYLISTRFPGDLSIYLHKLFTVGLPGVVANLFLALVCGYFLCVALGLSPLVSVVGAVALGFSSYNLIILAAGHNTKSLALAYAPLVLAGLLVAFRRNRWLGTALFALGLAMNVRSNHLQITYYLLLLVLVFGVVELVAAAREKRLPDFLSRTALLGVAALLAVGVSFGRLYTTLEYGKHSIRGKSELKTPPPAAPGQQNQPASDDGAGGSGLDRDYAFGWSYGVGETVTLLVPNFYGGASQMKLSETSETGKALTNLGVPPVQLSDYLAQMPTYWGAQPITSGPVYVGAVVCFLFVLGLLVADRRTRLWLLVGTILSIVLAWGKNFEAFNYFMFDYFPGYNKFRSVSMALVIAQLAMPLLAVLALGRVLRARLAAAPVAAGTHPSLAALTGKPADDAETATLKRQVLRALAITAGLCALAFLAGLVADYAAPIDAQLQQQGFPLDALRQDRASLLRTDAFRSLFFVAAAGAVLWFFLQRKLSATLAAGLVGLLTLVDLWGVDKRYLNDSNFQTETVAEQFVPTPADQQILQDKDLSYRVLNMQSPFNEANTSYFHKSIGGYHGAKLRRYQDLIERQISQNNPAVLNMLNTRYIIVPGEQGQPQQVQRNPGALGNAWFVSQVQKVQNPDQEIQALTTLNSATTAVVDASKFPDVKTSYPSAGSTITLTSYSPNALTYRANAAQDGLVVFSEVYYADGWNAYIDGKLVPHLRANYVLRALPVPAGPHTIEFKFEPTEYALGNTVSLVSSVLLVVAMLAALYYAFKRQPEPRMAEDALLA; this is encoded by the coding sequence ATGACCACACTCCACCGTCAGGCCACCGTGCCGCTGTGGCGGCGGGTGCTGCCGCACCTGCTGGCCGTCGTGTTTTTCCTGCTGCTGACCGCCGTCTACTTCTCGCCCATCCTGTTTGAGGGCAAGACGCTGGCCCAGCACGACATCGTGCAGTTTAATGGTGGCGCCCACGAGGCGGCCGTGTACCGGGAGCAGACCGGGCAGGAAGCCCTCTGGACCAACTCCATGTTCTCGGGTATGCCCACCTACCTCATCAGCACCCGCTTCCCCGGCGACCTGAGCATTTACCTGCACAAGCTGTTTACGGTGGGGCTGCCGGGGGTAGTAGCCAACCTGTTCCTGGCCCTGGTGTGCGGCTACTTCCTGTGCGTGGCCCTGGGCCTCTCGCCGCTGGTGAGTGTGGTGGGGGCTGTGGCCCTGGGCTTCAGCAGCTACAACCTGATTATTCTGGCCGCCGGCCACAACACCAAGAGCCTGGCCCTGGCCTACGCCCCGCTGGTGCTGGCGGGGCTGCTGGTGGCGTTTCGGCGCAACCGGTGGCTGGGCACGGCCTTGTTTGCCCTGGGCCTGGCCATGAACGTGCGCTCCAACCACTTGCAGATTACCTATTACCTGCTCCTGCTGGTGCTGGTGTTTGGGGTAGTGGAGCTGGTGGCGGCCGCGCGCGAAAAGCGGCTGCCGGACTTCCTGAGCCGCACGGCCCTGCTGGGCGTGGCTGCCCTGCTGGCCGTGGGCGTGAGCTTTGGCCGCCTCTACACCACGCTGGAGTACGGCAAGCACAGCATCCGCGGTAAGTCGGAGCTGAAAACGCCCCCGCCGGCTGCCCCCGGTCAGCAAAACCAGCCGGCCAGTGATGATGGGGCGGGCGGCTCGGGCCTCGACCGGGACTATGCCTTCGGGTGGAGCTACGGGGTGGGCGAAACCGTGACCCTGCTGGTGCCTAACTTCTACGGGGGCGCTTCGCAGATGAAGCTGAGCGAAACCTCGGAAACCGGCAAGGCCCTGACCAACCTGGGCGTGCCGCCGGTGCAGCTGAGCGACTACCTGGCCCAGATGCCCACCTACTGGGGCGCCCAGCCCATTACCAGCGGGCCGGTGTACGTGGGGGCCGTGGTGTGCTTCCTGTTTGTGCTGGGCCTGCTGGTGGCCGACCGCCGCACCCGCCTCTGGCTACTGGTGGGCACCATTTTGTCGATTGTGCTGGCCTGGGGCAAGAACTTCGAGGCGTTCAATTATTTTATGTTCGACTACTTCCCCGGCTACAACAAGTTCCGGTCGGTGAGCATGGCCCTGGTTATTGCCCAGCTGGCCATGCCCTTGCTGGCAGTGCTGGCCCTGGGCCGGGTACTGCGCGCCCGCCTGGCCGCCGCGCCCGTGGCTGCCGGCACTCACCCCAGCCTGGCCGCCCTGACTGGCAAGCCCGCCGACGATGCCGAAACCGCCACGCTGAAGCGGCAAGTGCTGCGGGCCCTGGCCATTACGGCCGGCTTGTGCGCGCTGGCTTTCCTGGCCGGCTTGGTGGCCGATTATGCCGCGCCGATTGACGCCCAGCTCCAGCAGCAGGGTTTCCCCTTGGACGCCCTGCGCCAGGACCGCGCCTCCTTGCTGCGCACCGACGCGTTCCGCTCCTTGTTTTTTGTGGCCGCCGCCGGCGCGGTGCTGTGGTTTTTCTTGCAGCGCAAGCTGTCGGCTACGCTAGCTGCCGGGCTGGTGGGCCTGCTCACGCTGGTGGATTTGTGGGGCGTAGATAAACGGTATCTGAACGACTCAAACTTCCAGACCGAAACTGTGGCCGAACAATTTGTGCCTACCCCGGCCGACCAGCAGATTTTGCAGGACAAAGACCTGAGCTATCGGGTGCTGAACATGCAAAGCCCTTTCAACGAGGCCAACACGTCGTATTTCCACAAGAGCATCGGCGGGTACCACGGGGCCAAGCTGCGCCGCTACCAGGACCTGATTGAGCGGCAGATTTCGCAGAACAACCCCGCTGTGCTGAACATGCTCAACACCCGCTACATCATTGTGCCCGGTGAGCAGGGCCAGCCCCAGCAGGTGCAGCGCAACCCCGGCGCCCTGGGCAACGCCTGGTTCGTGAGCCAGGTGCAGAAGGTGCAGAACCCCGACCAGGAAATTCAGGCGCTGACCACCCTGAACTCCGCCACTACGGCCGTGGTGGACGCGTCGAAGTTTCCGGACGTGAAGACCTCCTACCCTTCCGCCGGCTCCACCATCACGCTGACCAGCTACTCCCCCAACGCCTTAACCTACCGGGCCAACGCGGCGCAGGATGGCCTGGTGGTGTTTTCGGAAGTTTACTACGCCGATGGCTGGAACGCTTACATCGACGGCAAGCTGGTACCGCACCTGCGGGCCAACTACGTGCTGCGGGCCCTGCCCGTGCCGGCCGGCCCGCACACCATCGAGTTCAAATTCGAGCCTACGGAATACGCCCTAGGCAACACGGTGTCGCTGGTGTCGTCGGTGTTGCTGGTGGTGGCCATGCTGGCGGCGCTGTACTACGCCTTCAAGCGCCAGCCAGAGCCCCGTATGGCTGAGGATGCGTTGCTGGCGTAG
- a CDS encoding EamA family transporter: MKLSRHHLAALAAFLIWGFFPIPLRWLTGYASGQILFFRILLSLLLLVVLHGLGRRAAVAATWRQWQAAPARERRQVGWSTALGGILLTSNWLLFIYVVNEVSVQAGSFAYLICPILTALLGFLLLGEKLRANQWAAIGLSALSCALLGAGELRTVLMSLVVAFTYAFYLISQRRLQGYDRLVLLTVQLGLAALLILPLAPLLGARPLAGFQDGHLLLVAGLLSAGFTVLPLFLNLYALNVLPSGTVGILMYLNPLVSFVLAFLYFGERASVEQAVAYGVILLSVVLYNVVFQRRAP; encoded by the coding sequence TTGAAACTTTCGCGTCATCACCTGGCCGCGCTGGCGGCCTTTCTTATTTGGGGGTTCTTCCCGATTCCGCTGCGCTGGCTGACGGGCTATGCCAGCGGGCAGATCCTGTTTTTTCGCATTCTGCTCTCGTTGTTGTTGCTGGTAGTCCTGCACGGGCTGGGCCGGCGGGCGGCGGTAGCGGCTACGTGGCGGCAGTGGCAGGCGGCGCCGGCTCGGGAACGGCGGCAGGTGGGCTGGAGCACGGCCCTGGGCGGCATTCTGCTGACCTCAAACTGGCTCTTGTTTATTTATGTGGTGAATGAGGTAAGCGTACAGGCCGGCTCGTTTGCCTACCTCATCTGCCCCATTCTCACGGCCTTGCTGGGCTTTTTGCTGCTGGGCGAGAAGCTGCGCGCCAACCAATGGGCAGCCATTGGGCTGAGCGCCCTGAGTTGCGCTCTGCTGGGGGCCGGGGAGCTGCGCACGGTGCTGATGAGCCTGGTGGTGGCCTTCACCTACGCCTTCTACCTCATCAGCCAGCGCCGCCTGCAAGGCTACGACCGGCTGGTGCTGCTCACGGTGCAGCTGGGCCTGGCCGCGCTGCTGATTCTGCCCCTGGCCCCGCTGCTGGGCGCCCGGCCGCTGGCGGGATTCCAGGACGGGCACCTGCTGCTGGTGGCGGGCCTGCTCAGCGCCGGTTTCACGGTGCTGCCCCTGTTTCTGAATTTGTACGCGCTGAATGTGCTGCCCTCGGGCACGGTGGGCATTCTGATGTATCTGAACCCACTGGTGAGCTTTGTGCTGGCGTTTCTGTACTTCGGGGAGCGGGCTTCGGTAGAGCAGGCCGTGGCGTACGGCGTGATTCTGCTGTCGGTGGTGCTGTACAATGTGGTATTTCAGCGGCGGGCACCGTAG